ATCCGTAGCAGAGGGCATCGCGAAGGCCAGAGCACATCCGCCGAAGTTTGCCGTTGTGGATTTGCGGCTGGGCGACGGCAATGGGCTGGATGTCATCGAAGCGATCCGCAAGGGACGGGAGGACACGCGCGTCATCGTTCTCACGGGCTATGGAAACATCGCAACCGCCGTCACGGCCGTAAAACTCGGTGCAGTCGATTATCTCTCCAAACCCGCGGATGCCGATGATGTCTATGCAGCGCTGACGCAGCGGCCAGGCGAGAAGGCAGATGTACCGGAAAACCCCATGTCTGCCGATCGCGTGCGCTGGGAACATATTCAGCGCGTTTACGAGATGTGCGAACGCAATGTCTCGGAGACGGCGCGTCGGCT
The window above is part of the Rhizobium rhizoryzae genome. Proteins encoded here:
- a CDS encoding ActR/PrrA/RegA family redox response regulator transcription factor, which gives rise to MESSTATESQVHLGPDPSLLLVDDDAPFLRRLARAMESRGFKVEIAESVAEGIAKARAHPPKFAVVDLRLGDGNGLDVIEAIRKGREDTRVIVLTGYGNIATAVTAVKLGAVDYLSKPADADDVYAALTQRPGEKADVPENPMSADRVRWEHIQRVYEMCERNVSETARRLNMHRRTLQRILAKRAPR